From a region of the Paenibacillus sp. FSL R10-2734 genome:
- a CDS encoding sensor histidine kinase, whose translation MSAVLGVVIVLLLVVIVWQYQNSRKASKDLRYIHNKLSSIMTQESHERLLLFSSNVELQNVLIDLNRLLDVNHKGSIERVKLEKSMRNMLSNISHDLKTPLTVVLGYIETIQQDEHMPAEERDRLMNTIHQKANEVILLMNKFFDLAKLESGDREISLSRIDAGEVCRRNILSFYDILSAKGSEVKIDIPDETLYFMGNEEALDRILSNLLSNAIAYGDAGGILGMKLYSDENKVYIEVWDRGKGISEAHQDKVFERLYTLEDSRNRSYQGSGLGLTITKRLTEQMQGTITLVSQPFVRTVFTLSFRRLRF comes from the coding sequence ATGAGTGCGGTGCTTGGTGTTGTCATTGTGCTCTTATTAGTCGTAATTGTGTGGCAATATCAGAATTCACGCAAAGCTTCAAAAGACCTGAGATATATTCATAACAAGCTGAGTAGTATTATGACTCAAGAATCACATGAAAGACTATTGTTATTCAGCAGTAATGTAGAGCTGCAAAATGTGCTGATTGATCTAAATCGGCTGCTCGACGTTAACCATAAAGGAAGTATTGAGCGTGTGAAGCTGGAGAAATCCATGCGTAATATGCTGTCGAATATTTCCCATGATCTTAAGACCCCGCTAACAGTAGTACTCGGTTATATTGAGACGATTCAGCAGGATGAGCATATGCCAGCCGAGGAACGGGATCGTCTGATGAATACAATTCATCAGAAAGCTAATGAAGTCATCCTTCTGATGAACAAGTTCTTTGACTTAGCCAAGCTGGAATCAGGGGATAGAGAAATTAGCCTTTCACGTATTGATGCAGGCGAAGTATGCAGACGCAATATCCTTTCTTTCTATGATATCCTTAGCGCTAAGGGCAGCGAAGTGAAAATAGATATCCCTGATGAGACACTTTACTTCATGGGGAACGAAGAGGCACTTGACCGGATATTGTCCAATTTGTTATCGAATGCGATTGCTTACGGGGATGCCGGAGGCATATTAGGCATGAAACTTTATAGTGATGAGAACAAAGTATACATAGAGGTTTGGGACAGGGGAAAAGGCATCAGTGAAGCTCACCAGGACAAAGTTTTCGAACGGTTGTATACGCTGGAGGATTCGAGAAACCGATCTTATCAAGGCAGCGGCCTGGGTCTGACCATCACAAAAAGATTAACGGAGCAGATGCAGGGAACCATTACACTAGTTAGTCAACCGTTTGTGAGAACGGTATTTACCCTTTCTTTTCGCAGATTGCGCTTCTAA
- a CDS encoding type II CAAX endopeptidase family protein gives MSKEKQTVDYPLYNGQPYFMPIGKWVVILAGVVLGVLPMLVDIPLMSLEVQNKISPFLFTLLPLIGLVWATKGKLGIIFKKPKVSHILYGILFFIINLIVTMSVGMLLKSLGVSLADNALLGHGNTLSISEKLWTMFQTGFQLIGEELITILPFLAIMQLCFMGFKMSRKASVLIALIVTALMFGALHLPTYHFNFTQAILGIGIARVVLTLAYMKTKNIWTSIIAHILNDWAIFGITMLGGAAAAPFLMHFLH, from the coding sequence ATGAGTAAAGAAAAACAAACAGTAGATTATCCATTGTATAATGGACAGCCTTATTTCATGCCTATTGGCAAATGGGTAGTGATCCTTGCAGGTGTCGTTTTAGGTGTATTACCAATGCTCGTAGATATTCCTTTGATGTCTCTCGAAGTGCAGAACAAGATCAGTCCGTTTCTATTCACGTTGTTACCGTTAATCGGATTAGTGTGGGCAACGAAAGGAAAGTTAGGGATTATCTTCAAAAAGCCTAAAGTGAGTCATATATTATACGGGATTTTATTCTTTATTATTAATCTCATCGTAACGATGTCGGTAGGAATGCTGCTTAAATCGCTTGGAGTTTCTTTAGCAGATAATGCATTGCTTGGTCATGGGAATACACTATCAATTAGTGAGAAGCTCTGGACAATGTTTCAAACAGGGTTTCAATTGATCGGCGAAGAATTGATAACGATCTTGCCATTCCTGGCGATTATGCAGCTTTGTTTCATGGGCTTTAAAATGTCACGCAAGGCGTCCGTGCTCATTGCACTAATCGTAACAGCACTCATGTTTGGTGCATTGCATCTACCAACGTATCATTTTAATTTTACTCAGGCCATTCTGGGAATCGGAATCGCTCGAGTGGTTCTAACGCTTGCTTACATGAAAACAAAGAACATTTGGACTTCGATCATTGCACATATTTTAAATGACTGGGCGATATTTGGAATAACCATGTTAGGTGGCGCAGCGGCAGCACCGTTCCTGATGCATTTCTTGCATTAA
- a CDS encoding carbohydrate ABC transporter permease, translating to MIRSIQFNKLLMHILIIGIGLFMLYPILWLISSSLKPGYLIFTNLSLWPNEVTLNNYREGWAGISRVGFITFFKNSFIVAILCVVGNLISSSMAAYAFGRLEFSWKKFWFAVMLVTIMLPHHVTIIPQYILYKQLNWIDTYYPLTIPKWLATDAFFIFLMVQFIRGLPRELDESATIDGCGKIRIYWKIIIPLALPSLITTAIFTFIWTWDDFFSQLLYINTPKLYTIPLGLRLFMDSSSESSWGALFAMSVLALIPSLIVFFSLQKYFVEGISTSGIKG from the coding sequence ATGATCAGGTCAATACAGTTCAACAAATTACTGATGCATATTCTTATTATTGGTATAGGCTTATTTATGCTATATCCTATTCTATGGTTAATCTCTAGTTCTTTGAAGCCAGGATATCTTATATTTACTAACTTAAGCTTATGGCCGAATGAAGTAACGCTGAACAATTATCGTGAAGGCTGGGCAGGCATTTCGCGTGTTGGCTTTATCACTTTTTTTAAGAATTCTTTTATCGTCGCCATACTCTGTGTCGTAGGAAACTTAATATCTAGCTCCATGGCGGCTTATGCGTTTGGCAGACTCGAGTTTTCTTGGAAAAAGTTCTGGTTCGCTGTCATGCTTGTAACGATTATGCTTCCACATCATGTAACGATTATCCCGCAATATATTCTTTACAAGCAATTGAATTGGATAGACACCTACTACCCACTAACAATTCCTAAATGGTTAGCAACGGATGCATTTTTTATCTTTCTTATGGTTCAGTTCATACGGGGACTTCCTCGAGAGCTGGATGAATCAGCGACAATTGATGGCTGCGGAAAAATCCGAATTTATTGGAAAATTATTATACCATTAGCGTTACCCTCATTAATCACTACGGCAATTTTCACATTTATATGGACGTGGGATGATTTCTTTAGCCAGCTACTCTACATTAATACACCGAAATTGTACACAATACCACTCGGACTGCGATTGTTTATGGACTCGAGCAGTGAATCATCGTGGGGAGCGTTGTTTGCGATGTCAGTACTAGCCCTGATTCCGAGTCTAATTGTATTCTTCAGTCTTCAGAAATATTTTGTCGAGGGGATTTCTACTTCAGGTATTAAAGGGTAG
- a CDS encoding DHA2 family efflux MFS transporter permease subunit: MTSNATTKPLTQEGDTFSLKAILPPLLAIIVGMIMVILDSTVVNNAIPKLVEYFHTDLKTIQWAITGYTLALSAVIPLAGWMTDKFGSKRIFLVTIVLFTLGSVLCGLAQSPEQLIIFRIIQGLGGGMVAPIGMAMVFKLAPPERRGSIMGVLGIPMLMAPAFGPVISGYLVDYVSWHWIFIINLPIGIVAFILGKKYLPKTEPQKSTHLDILGMCLAPIAFAMLAYGVSEGGTDWSSTGAITGLTIGGIALILFIVVELRQKYPLLELKVFKSSDFTRGIILTWIVQMALFGATLMIPLYLQNIKGYTALHTGWIVMPQALCAGLMMPISGRLFDKIGARPLAFCGLSVIATAMFILSTVNVDTPIWMVIVAVCVMGLGMGSTMMPLNTHVLNSAPRDLVSRVTPLTSAAQQVVVSFAVTGLTAYLTSHINTHMATIGKTGNPQTALVAGFGDTFFLTACIVCVGIAMSLILRKPRIQQVANIGEEVDPAMMMGH; the protein is encoded by the coding sequence ATGACTTCAAATGCTACAACAAAACCCCTTACGCAGGAAGGCGACACGTTCTCCCTGAAAGCTATACTGCCACCTTTGCTTGCGATTATTGTCGGTATGATTATGGTTATTCTGGACAGTACAGTTGTTAACAATGCGATTCCTAAATTAGTGGAGTATTTCCATACTGATCTAAAGACGATTCAATGGGCGATAACAGGGTACACATTGGCACTATCCGCAGTGATACCACTTGCCGGTTGGATGACCGATAAATTTGGATCAAAGCGTATTTTCCTTGTAACGATCGTGCTGTTTACGTTAGGGTCTGTTCTATGCGGCTTAGCCCAATCACCTGAACAACTGATTATATTCCGTATTATCCAAGGTCTAGGCGGAGGTATGGTTGCACCGATTGGGATGGCAATGGTATTCAAATTAGCTCCACCTGAACGACGTGGCTCTATTATGGGTGTTCTTGGGATCCCCATGTTGATGGCCCCAGCTTTTGGTCCTGTAATATCTGGTTATCTTGTCGATTATGTGAGTTGGCACTGGATTTTCATCATCAATTTGCCAATTGGTATTGTGGCCTTCATTCTGGGTAAGAAATACTTACCGAAGACTGAACCGCAGAAGTCAACACATCTTGATATTCTTGGGATGTGTCTTGCGCCGATCGCGTTCGCTATGCTTGCTTATGGTGTGAGCGAGGGGGGGACAGATTGGTCTTCAACAGGCGCTATTACAGGCTTAACAATTGGTGGTATCGCATTAATATTGTTTATTGTAGTGGAGCTTAGACAGAAGTATCCTTTGCTTGAACTGAAGGTGTTTAAATCATCGGATTTCACACGTGGTATTATTCTTACTTGGATCGTACAGATGGCATTGTTCGGAGCTACGCTGATGATTCCTTTGTATTTACAGAATATTAAAGGCTATACTGCACTTCATACCGGTTGGATCGTGATGCCGCAAGCGTTATGTGCCGGTCTTATGATGCCGATTAGCGGTAGGTTGTTCGATAAAATTGGAGCTCGTCCATTAGCGTTCTGTGGGTTGAGTGTTATCGCCACCGCGATGTTTATACTCTCAACGGTAAACGTGGATACACCGATTTGGATGGTTATTGTCGCGGTTTGTGTGATGGGGTTAGGTATGGGGTCAACTATGATGCCTCTTAATACTCATGTATTAAACTCAGCTCCACGTGATTTGGTTAGCCGTGTGACACCGCTCACTTCTGCAGCCCAACAGGTTGTCGTATCGTTCGCAGTTACAGGTCTTACAGCTTATCTGACATCTCATATCAATACTCACATGGCGACAATTGGAAAGACGGGAAATCCACAGACTGCCTTAGTAGCTGGTTTTGGAGATACATTTTTCCTGACCGCTTGTATCGTATGTGTTGGTATTGCTATGTCCCTTATCCTTCGCAAGCCTAGAATACAACAAGTTGCAAATATAGGTGAAGAGGTAGATCCAGCGATGATGATGGGTCACTAG
- a CDS encoding glycoside hydrolase family 88 protein: protein MSFLMIQSLKEQYKEQKDGYSVKWAYVEACILKGYLDSYEYFGNEADYQYVKQFVDRMYDVNGDIPGIRLDYYNIDQIRMGSVLFQLYQIEQDLRYKQVLDLLYEQLKVYPRTKSGSFWHKDNYPNQVWLDGLYMGQPFYVQYIKQFEVVKDYSDTIHQFKNARKFLYDDQTHLLKHAYDESREMFWCDKVTGHSPHVWCRAIGWYVMALVDVLELLEGENVDREQLVELLRETIEETVVYQHDDGMWYQVVNMQDKEDNYLESSGTLMLSYAILKGVRLGYLPNRLAVHGEKAFQGTVDRYVYEQDGEVRLAGICKSAGLGRNPDTGIVRDGSYHYYIHGERIVENNGHGVAPLIMAFHEMLLLNKG from the coding sequence TTGAGCTTCTTGATGATCCAAAGCTTAAAGGAGCAATACAAAGAACAGAAAGATGGGTACAGTGTCAAATGGGCATATGTCGAGGCTTGCATCCTAAAAGGATATCTTGATAGCTACGAGTATTTTGGGAATGAAGCAGATTACCAATATGTGAAGCAATTTGTAGACCGAATGTACGATGTGAATGGTGATATTCCTGGTATCAGACTTGATTATTATAATATTGATCAGATCCGAATGGGTTCTGTGTTATTTCAGTTATATCAAATTGAGCAGGATCTACGTTACAAGCAAGTGCTGGATCTGCTTTATGAACAGCTAAAGGTGTATCCGCGGACAAAGTCGGGAAGCTTCTGGCACAAGGATAATTATCCCAATCAGGTTTGGCTAGATGGATTGTACATGGGACAGCCATTTTATGTTCAGTATATTAAGCAATTTGAAGTTGTGAAGGATTACTCGGATACGATTCATCAATTCAAAAATGCCCGAAAGTTTCTTTATGATGATCAAACCCATTTGCTTAAGCATGCGTATGATGAAAGCCGTGAGATGTTTTGGTGTGACAAGGTTACGGGACATTCCCCCCATGTATGGTGTCGCGCTATTGGTTGGTATGTCATGGCACTAGTAGATGTACTTGAACTATTAGAAGGGGAGAACGTAGATCGTGAACAGTTAGTAGAATTATTACGGGAAACCATTGAGGAAACAGTGGTATATCAACATGACGATGGAATGTGGTATCAAGTTGTGAACATGCAAGACAAAGAGGACAATTATTTGGAATCGAGCGGAACGTTAATGCTTTCATATGCCATCCTAAAAGGTGTCAGACTCGGATATCTTCCTAATCGTTTAGCGGTTCATGGAGAAAAGGCTTTTCAAGGAACGGTAGATAGATATGTTTATGAACAGGATGGCGAAGTGAGATTAGCCGGGATATGTAAAAGCGCAGGTCTAGGAAGGAATCCTGATACCGGTATTGTACGTGATGGAAGTTATCACTATTACATACATGGTGAGCGGATCGTAGAAAACAATGGACATGGCGTTGCACCATTGATAATGGCATTCCATGAAATGTTATTGCTAAATAAAGGGTAA
- a CDS encoding TetR/AcrR family transcriptional regulator, whose translation MTKEKILDATLHLIKSEGFDSVTIRKIAGEAGTNVALINYYFGSKEKLMHEAMKMILETFRSAFDIFDVVEYPPIERLRQFVLTYASFLKDYPDLLKRILGHDPLFESVAEYVHFMKQQGFEKVSAVMIEVTGVTDRKTVLLMTQHMFAAIMSPFTKVNPVTKCQPSNSIQSSLFDIPFSIEESIDLFFEHYFHKYSVKI comes from the coding sequence ATGACGAAGGAGAAGATTTTGGACGCAACGCTGCATTTAATTAAGTCCGAAGGGTTCGATAGTGTCACCATTCGTAAGATTGCTGGTGAAGCTGGTACCAATGTAGCACTAATTAATTATTATTTTGGATCGAAAGAAAAGCTTATGCATGAAGCAATGAAGATGATCCTAGAAACATTCCGCTCGGCGTTTGACATATTTGATGTTGTGGAATATCCGCCAATAGAACGTCTGAGACAATTCGTTTTGACATATGCTTCATTTCTTAAAGATTATCCTGATTTGCTCAAGCGAATCCTTGGCCACGATCCTCTGTTTGAATCGGTAGCCGAATATGTACATTTTATGAAGCAACAAGGTTTCGAAAAAGTAAGTGCAGTCATGATAGAAGTGACAGGTGTAACAGATAGAAAGACGGTATTACTAATGACACAGCATATGTTTGCTGCCATTATGTCACCGTTCACCAAAGTTAATCCTGTTACTAAATGTCAGCCGAGCAATAGCATTCAATCGTCGCTATTCGATATACCTTTTTCAATTGAGGAGAGTATCGACTTGTTTTTCGAGCATTATTTTCACAAATATTCAGTCAAAATTTAG
- a CDS encoding response regulator transcription factor — translation MHRILLIEDDEAISEMVRSYLVKEGYEVETAFDGEVAERTFRTSSPFDLVLLDLMLPKRSGTDILQTIRAGSLVPVLIMSAKDSDVDKALGLGFGADDYITKPFSMIELAARVKAAIRRAGYATPPIQVEAPIPVKQMISIGRLTVDLDNFCALKNGEEVKLTSKEFHILKLFVTHPGRVFTKAQIYASVWSDDYFGDENVINVHMRRLREKIEDDPSHPAYIKTLWGIGYKLGEQL, via the coding sequence ATGCACCGTATATTGTTAATTGAAGATGATGAAGCGATTAGTGAAATGGTTAGGTCCTATTTAGTAAAAGAGGGCTATGAAGTAGAAACAGCGTTTGATGGTGAAGTAGCGGAAAGGACATTCCGTACTAGCAGTCCATTTGATCTTGTATTACTAGATCTCATGCTGCCCAAACGCAGCGGTACTGACATTCTCCAGACGATCCGTGCAGGAAGTCTCGTTCCGGTATTGATCATGTCTGCCAAGGATAGTGATGTGGATAAAGCACTTGGACTAGGCTTTGGGGCGGATGATTACATTACGAAGCCATTTTCTATGATCGAATTGGCTGCAAGAGTGAAGGCGGCGATTCGACGAGCAGGTTATGCTACTCCCCCAATCCAAGTGGAAGCTCCGATTCCGGTGAAGCAAATGATCTCCATTGGTAGACTGACTGTGGATTTAGATAATTTCTGTGCGCTAAAGAACGGGGAAGAAGTGAAGCTAACGTCTAAGGAATTTCATATTCTTAAGCTGTTCGTCACGCATCCGGGCAGAGTCTTCACCAAAGCGCAGATTTATGCAAGCGTGTGGTCAGATGATTATTTCGGGGATGAGAACGTCATTAATGTACATATGAGAAGACTACGCGAGAAAATAGAAGATGATCCCTCCCATCCAGCGTACATCAAGACGTTATGGGGGATCGGGTATAAGCTAGGAGAACAACTATAA
- a CDS encoding DUF4362 domain-containing protein: MRSSGILLILITLIITGCFNQPTNGEGKFTTTINEQEDVINSHGMIVENREKLDAFIQDKKGTQRVVHYTIEGDPIFNDLKYTDHGIEMRHDNSEDKFGSPQVTIYNCQNLVRNETDKLLSYTLTGCEGEQAKLELLQIPFDVTKQDKFEFVLKYGVNLKNEINTIDMKLVKDLQNGEVVEVSDFGLSEQERGQIYKEMVLANYLGEKELSTECNRKPAVSYDLSVQINNGERHYLWTECKNTKDDGQMTDLAQAIIKIVQAGSIYKQLPEVKGHYE; encoded by the coding sequence ATGAGATCAAGCGGTATTCTTCTTATTCTTATAACGCTTATAATAACCGGATGCTTTAACCAGCCAACAAATGGAGAAGGCAAATTCACGACTACCATTAATGAACAAGAAGATGTTATAAACAGCCATGGAATGATTGTTGAGAATCGTGAGAAGCTGGATGCTTTCATCCAAGACAAAAAGGGTACGCAACGCGTGGTTCATTACACGATTGAAGGTGATCCGATTTTTAATGACTTGAAATACACCGACCATGGGATTGAAATGCGGCATGATAATTCAGAAGATAAGTTTGGTAGTCCCCAAGTAACAATATACAATTGTCAGAACCTTGTTAGAAACGAAACGGATAAGCTTCTGTCGTATACCTTAACGGGATGCGAGGGAGAACAAGCAAAGCTCGAGCTGCTACAGATTCCTTTTGACGTAACGAAACAAGACAAGTTTGAGTTTGTTTTAAAATATGGTGTGAACTTAAAGAATGAAATCAACACCATTGATATGAAGCTAGTCAAAGATCTCCAGAATGGGGAGGTCGTCGAGGTTAGTGATTTTGGGCTTTCTGAACAGGAACGTGGGCAAATCTATAAGGAAATGGTTCTGGCGAATTATTTAGGTGAAAAAGAACTGTCCACCGAGTGTAATCGAAAACCTGCTGTAAGTTACGATTTATCGGTTCAGATCAATAATGGAGAGCGTCATTATCTATGGACGGAATGTAAAAATACGAAGGATGACGGTCAGATGACTGACTTGGCTCAAGCGATCATTAAGATCGTGCAGGCCGGAAGTATTTATAAGCAGCTGCCTGAGGTTAAGGGGCATTACGAATAA
- a CDS encoding glycoside hydrolase family 2 TIM barrel-domain containing protein — protein sequence MLTKINLAGEWKLQLDDKKEGLSLPFTDSMYLPGTTSHARKGLKNESALVESLTDDYLFEGYAWFSRKIDIPMELVDKNCFLYLERTRMTRVWVNDVEIGSSHSMNAPHLYDLTGHLSCGSQTLTICVNNTDYPTKGGHMTSPDTQTNWNGITGRIELQFFSESYLSGIQIYPNISTRSIQVTANVMGEVKGKLIVAASSLNCTIKHDVAEQVYDMLDSKVSITYDMGPSAMLWSEAEPNLYQLNVVLQDISGEVLDRQEITFGLREFKAEGDKFTINGEKTFLRGKHDGLIFPLTGFAPTNLEDWIRVLSISKSYGINHYRFHTCCPPEAAFTAADLLGIYMEPELPFWGTITELSDEGHNPAEQEYLIQEGYAILEAFGNHPSFVMMSLGNELWGSRSTIDAILKAYKSFDNRRLYTQGSNNHQFIPGILEHDDFFCGVRFSKERLIRGSYAMCDAPLGNVQTLVPNTLWDYDEMISPMSLDISNMESNETGNTIQIQYGTEAKDVKVDDITKEWIPEIPVISHEIGQYATFPNFNEIPKYTGSLKAKNFEVFRDRLEERGMGHLAAKFFECSGQLAVACYKEELEAAFRSKKLAGFQLLDLQDFSGQGTALVGMLDAFMDSKGLIEPDEWRTFCNDAVLMARFSSYNCVAEEQFQAQVELCWYRNDHPEVFELKWELASESEVLSEGLVTVNAPSQSNYLDLCDLNISLPHVNKMCKANLNLSIVGTDIRKTYPLWIYPRQVHVDFSDIHYFDSLTSQALSLLEAGENVLLVPKPEHLSNAIDGYYCTDFWCYPMFRSISESMNRPVPVGTMGLLIDKDHPVFANFPSDEFSTYPWWNIVSNSKSIIMDGMGKEWSPIVQTIDNFERNHKLGLLFECRVGKGKLLISAIDVEKVSEVTEGRQFLSSIISYMKSNDFNPQYEADPAELVKFIR from the coding sequence TTGCTAACAAAAATAAATCTCGCTGGTGAATGGAAACTGCAATTAGATGATAAGAAAGAAGGGTTATCCTTACCGTTCACAGATTCTATGTATTTACCTGGTACGACTTCACATGCTAGAAAAGGTCTTAAAAACGAAAGCGCTCTCGTAGAGTCATTGACCGATGATTATCTATTTGAAGGATACGCTTGGTTTTCGAGAAAGATTGATATTCCTATGGAACTAGTAGATAAAAATTGTTTTCTTTATTTAGAGCGGACAAGAATGACGAGAGTATGGGTAAATGATGTGGAAATTGGATCAAGTCATAGTATGAATGCTCCGCATCTTTATGATCTGACAGGACATCTTTCTTGTGGATCGCAGACACTTACGATCTGTGTGAATAATACCGATTATCCGACGAAGGGTGGACATATGACCTCTCCGGATACACAGACGAATTGGAATGGGATTACAGGGAGAATTGAATTGCAATTCTTTAGTGAATCCTATCTGAGTGGTATTCAAATCTATCCGAATATTTCGACACGATCCATACAGGTTACTGCCAATGTGATGGGTGAGGTTAAAGGGAAATTAATTGTTGCCGCCTCAAGCCTGAACTGTACCATTAAACATGATGTAGCAGAACAAGTATATGACATGCTCGATTCAAAGGTTTCTATTACGTATGATATGGGTCCATCCGCCATGCTGTGGAGTGAGGCAGAACCGAATCTTTATCAATTAAATGTTGTATTGCAGGATATATCAGGTGAGGTTCTTGATCGACAGGAGATCACTTTCGGACTTCGGGAATTTAAAGCGGAAGGGGATAAATTCACAATCAATGGAGAGAAGACCTTTCTCCGTGGCAAGCACGATGGACTTATTTTCCCGCTCACAGGTTTTGCTCCAACCAATCTGGAGGACTGGATTAGAGTGCTTAGCATTTCAAAGTCATATGGTATCAACCATTATCGGTTTCATACTTGTTGCCCTCCAGAAGCAGCTTTCACTGCAGCGGACTTGCTTGGCATATACATGGAACCAGAGTTACCATTCTGGGGAACGATTACCGAGCTGTCAGATGAAGGACATAATCCTGCGGAACAGGAATATTTAATCCAAGAAGGATACGCTATTCTAGAAGCGTTTGGTAATCATCCATCTTTTGTCATGATGTCGCTAGGTAATGAGTTATGGGGAAGCAGGTCTACTATAGATGCTATATTGAAGGCTTATAAGTCATTTGATAATAGAAGATTGTACACACAAGGTTCTAATAATCATCAATTTATCCCTGGAATATTGGAGCATGATGATTTTTTCTGTGGGGTTCGTTTCTCAAAAGAAAGACTGATTCGAGGTTCCTATGCTATGTGCGATGCACCGCTTGGGAATGTTCAGACCTTAGTACCAAATACACTTTGGGATTATGATGAGATGATCAGCCCTATGAGTCTAGATATCAGCAACATGGAATCCAACGAGACAGGAAACACCATTCAAATTCAGTATGGAACAGAAGCAAAAGATGTGAAGGTTGATGACATAACGAAAGAATGGATTCCTGAAATACCTGTCATCTCTCATGAGATTGGACAATACGCGACGTTCCCTAATTTTAATGAAATTCCCAAGTATACAGGATCGTTGAAGGCTAAAAATTTCGAGGTTTTCCGTGATCGGTTAGAAGAGAGGGGTATGGGGCATTTGGCTGCCAAATTCTTCGAATGCTCTGGTCAGCTGGCAGTAGCTTGCTATAAAGAAGAGCTTGAAGCTGCATTTCGTTCGAAGAAACTCGCTGGATTCCAACTTTTAGATCTTCAAGATTTCAGTGGACAAGGAACAGCGCTGGTAGGCATGTTAGATGCATTTATGGATTCAAAAGGATTAATCGAACCAGACGAATGGCGTACCTTCTGCAATGATGCTGTCCTAATGGCTAGATTTTCAAGCTATAACTGTGTTGCCGAAGAACAATTTCAAGCGCAGGTTGAACTATGCTGGTACCGCAATGATCATCCTGAAGTGTTTGAATTAAAGTGGGAGCTAGCGTCTGAGAGTGAAGTATTATCAGAGGGGTTAGTAACAGTGAATGCTCCAAGTCAGTCCAATTATTTGGATCTATGTGATTTGAACATCAGCTTGCCACACGTCAATAAGATGTGTAAGGCGAATTTGAATCTCAGTATCGTAGGTACGGATATCCGTAAAACCTATCCTCTTTGGATTTATCCGAGGCAAGTACATGTAGACTTTTCAGACATTCATTATTTTGATTCACTTACGAGTCAAGCGCTTTCCTTGCTAGAGGCAGGTGAGAATGTACTATTGGTGCCAAAGCCGGAGCATCTATCTAATGCAATTGATGGTTATTATTGCACTGATTTCTGGTGTTACCCAATGTTTCGTTCCATATCTGAAAGCATGAATCGCCCGGTGCCAGTTGGAACAATGGGATTACTTATTGATAAGGATCATCCGGTATTCGCAAATTTCCCATCTGATGAATTCTCCACGTATCCTTGGTGGAATATCGTATCGAATTCTAAATCTATTATTATGGATGGTATGGGCAAAGAATGGAGCCCAATTGTACAGACGATCGATAATTTTGAACGGAATCATAAATTAGGTCTGCTCTTTGAATGTCGTGTTGGAAAAGGTAAGCTTCTTATAAGTGCGATAGATGTTGAGAAAGTTTCTGAGGTGACAGAAGGAAGACAGTTTCTTTCTAGCATTATCAGTTACATGAAGTCGAATGACTTTAATCCTCAGTATGAGGCTGATCCAGCCGAGCTTGTAAAGTTCATTCGATAA